A stretch of Aureispira sp. CCB-E DNA encodes these proteins:
- a CDS encoding glycosyltransferase family 4 protein: MKILFITHYTQYYGANRSLVNMIEGFAKLDYSIKVIVPGIGEITNVLEQINCAYEVVAFYPFVYREGRPSFFRRKKRAQKNKQALIQMRHIAKEFQAQCIYSNSSVFDIGFKLAKIEELPHVWHIREMAELHYNYKFYPNKAAFVTALKKTDLVVAISKAIGQRVLEENGIVDYNIVYNAVFSREQFNALDTVKSSKDDTVIFTVVGMLHPSKQQAKIIKAFAKLIKKFPNTKLLVVGDGQYLYTLYLKILVQYLNLKDSVQLLGYLPNLKEIYRETDIVITASLYEGLGRSTVEGMAYEKPIIGVRSGATPELVEHGKRGLLFDNKKEGELLAAMEDMVRYPEKRKRMGKAGRTFVASNFMTDDYTYKMHEILKKLAKQDI; encoded by the coding sequence ATGAAAATACTATTTATAACGCATTATACACAATATTACGGAGCAAACCGGTCTTTAGTTAATATGATAGAAGGGTTTGCAAAGTTGGATTATTCTATAAAAGTAATTGTACCAGGAATTGGTGAAATTACCAATGTTTTGGAACAAATTAATTGTGCATACGAAGTAGTAGCTTTTTACCCTTTTGTTTATAGGGAGGGTAGACCTAGTTTTTTTCGTAGAAAAAAAAGAGCTCAAAAGAATAAACAAGCTTTGATACAAATGAGGCATATTGCCAAAGAATTTCAAGCGCAGTGTATCTATAGTAATAGTTCTGTCTTTGATATTGGTTTTAAGTTGGCAAAAATAGAAGAATTGCCACATGTATGGCACATTCGAGAAATGGCAGAATTACATTATAATTATAAATTCTATCCTAATAAAGCAGCTTTTGTAACAGCTTTGAAAAAAACAGATTTAGTTGTTGCTATATCAAAGGCAATAGGACAAAGAGTTTTAGAAGAAAATGGTATTGTTGATTACAATATAGTCTATAATGCGGTTTTTTCAAGAGAACAGTTCAATGCTTTAGATACCGTCAAGAGCTCAAAGGATGATACCGTTATTTTTACAGTTGTTGGAATGTTACATCCATCTAAGCAACAAGCTAAAATTATTAAAGCGTTTGCAAAATTAATTAAAAAATTCCCGAATACCAAGCTTTTAGTGGTAGGTGACGGTCAGTATTTATATACATTGTACCTTAAAATATTAGTACAATATTTAAACTTGAAAGATAGTGTGCAATTGCTAGGGTATCTTCCTAATCTAAAAGAAATTTATCGAGAAACAGATATTGTGATTACAGCTTCTTTATACGAAGGATTAGGGCGATCTACTGTTGAGGGTATGGCTTATGAAAAACCAATTATCGGTGTGAGAAGTGGTGCGACCCCCGAATTAGTAGAGCATGGTAAGAGAGGTTTATTATTTGATAACAAAAAGGAAGGAGAGTTATTGGCAGCTATGGAAGATATGGTTCGATATCCTGAAAAACGAAAAAGGATGGGAAAAGCTGGTAGAACCTTTGTCGCCTCTAATTTTATGACCGATGATTATACTTATAAAATGCATGAAATTTTGAAAAAACTTGCGAAGCAAGATATCTAA
- a CDS encoding DUF4157 domain-containing protein: MAFEEEQIKEQQSSQNINDRQDTSNTNPTDTNPVNNNPPPPELNNNGESVRVHTKFIQVGESEIFTPSSHDELDDLVSKSLITETQKMLFVLKYEAWHGALPKTKDISKNDPQKEEGNKEQLIDLKSLLHSSENTDPQETEGEQIDLDSLRKHQSSSKGNVPQGLKNKIEQESGVLLDDVIIHYNSLEPFKFHANAFTRGNEIFLAPGQEKYLSEELWHVVQQKQGLVKPTGMENGEPVNNAPDLERLAKSGQAPIGLNKKDEKEQEVIQKNDDELTFLVVVKGKLSGKEWMILIENQIYGQVVNSSWKINGVSVDPTATIGEEGKTIRYHVTVPAAEYRRYRSQSTTGAGVEVDDKGAVKGASDRSKELEGLPKGTKDALIEEINRRFQEASGKAKKEAGDEALWNVYRDEVLAQREKIMNLSEKAKQLITIGEDNGGIVLSPKDYPKAIALIQKIEGLNDALVAEYASRVTGKATSIEQMEKSLDVFVKEQEERGQNKKKRTDIENELFATEGIFSDMQTFESLSIAGAMGGGAQASLTFYNKANDAAKKHGFKDLTDYENKTKEYLASFQQEAVATGVGLLQQYEHFLYKEEQRYLSTVDAKKLGDQVAQSGAKKKYAESDKNASYASMASMAMGTTTRSSEQVEKNIQGYRDKSKQQKAEATATMEGFGKDHPLLKDPAFDLKKLSQQSPEETKAFLLAYIQKQRENIANTKAKMQEDKEFVFTLDNLMKKMYEQEGISKGSIQDKVIQDHIGDIKLKDALISIGIALLAISLGLVSGGGGTVGVMAAVGGVGLSVYDVTREFGKYADEKAAHDVGLMSKDPSFAWVILAMVGVGLDFAAVAKLLKPLKAPVEGFNELAKTDPAKALSELEAKLAKIDGIDDKLKANILKRAEHKSEFWKKIRSTNMAQMQLVPGSKELLDLAVYAVKSGITRVEDFFNLLKKNGLKKSLGDLTPDETKALREALESAVTKNQLVESLPSMHYFDDLENMTLPSALGEGQDKITYALGTDRVISVLKETDPSVIIKEIQYMETLKGYNMPIGEILGITSVNGKPAMVMKRYAGSWKPTAFGTQDSHLLNLESIKSLEEIKRIITKEELFIDDLQFLIQKDGRLVVADPLGVKASSETPSIQIVNTAIEDAMTNIITSNISKNVNYTSDDLFNLLGNTVSRESFDEFLEMAAHPRVGFLSKSGSHYTLKPE, encoded by the coding sequence ATGGCTTTTGAAGAGGAACAAATAAAAGAACAACAATCTAGTCAAAATATCAACGATAGACAAGATACTTCAAATACCAATCCAACTGATACCAATCCCGTCAACAATAATCCACCGCCACCAGAGTTGAATAATAATGGAGAATCTGTTCGTGTTCACACAAAATTTATTCAAGTAGGGGAGTCTGAGATATTTACACCTAGTTCGCATGACGAGTTAGATGACTTAGTTTCTAAGTCTCTTATCACAGAAACTCAAAAAATGTTGTTTGTACTGAAATATGAAGCTTGGCACGGTGCCTTGCCCAAGACAAAAGATATTTCAAAAAACGACCCTCAAAAAGAAGAAGGAAACAAAGAGCAGTTAATTGACCTAAAGAGTCTTTTACATTCTTCAGAAAATACCGATCCTCAAGAAACTGAAGGCGAGCAGATTGACTTAGATTCTTTACGCAAGCACCAGTCTTCAAGCAAAGGTAATGTTCCTCAAGGATTAAAAAATAAAATAGAACAAGAATCTGGAGTCTTGTTGGATGATGTTATCATTCATTACAATTCTTTAGAACCTTTTAAGTTTCATGCGAATGCATTTACAAGAGGAAACGAAATTTTCTTAGCTCCAGGACAAGAAAAGTATTTAAGTGAGGAATTGTGGCATGTTGTACAGCAAAAACAAGGTTTGGTCAAGCCTACGGGGATGGAAAATGGTGAGCCAGTTAATAATGCTCCAGATTTAGAACGTTTGGCAAAAAGTGGTCAAGCTCCTATAGGGCTGAATAAAAAGGATGAAAAAGAACAGGAAGTTATCCAAAAGAATGATGATGAACTAACCTTTCTTGTCGTCGTAAAGGGAAAACTGAGCGGTAAAGAATGGATGATATTGATTGAAAATCAAATTTATGGTCAAGTAGTTAATTCTAGTTGGAAAATTAATGGCGTCAGTGTCGACCCAACGGCAACGATAGGAGAAGAGGGCAAAACGATCCGATATCATGTAACGGTTCCCGCCGCAGAATACCGACGCTATCGATCACAGAGTACAACAGGAGCTGGGGTTGAGGTAGATGACAAAGGAGCTGTTAAAGGAGCTTCTGATAGAAGCAAAGAATTGGAAGGACTTCCGAAAGGAACAAAAGATGCCTTAATAGAAGAAATTAACCGTAGATTTCAAGAGGCTTCGGGCAAGGCTAAGAAAGAAGCTGGTGATGAGGCTTTGTGGAATGTCTATAGGGATGAGGTATTGGCGCAACGAGAGAAAATTATGAACCTCTCTGAAAAAGCAAAACAACTCATTACAATAGGAGAAGACAATGGAGGCATCGTTTTAAGTCCTAAGGATTATCCCAAAGCAATTGCCTTGATTCAAAAAATAGAGGGCTTAAATGATGCTTTGGTTGCCGAATATGCTAGCCGAGTGACGGGCAAAGCGACTTCTATAGAGCAAATGGAAAAAAGTTTGGATGTATTTGTTAAAGAGCAAGAGGAGCGAGGTCAAAACAAAAAGAAACGGACGGATATTGAGAATGAGCTATTTGCTACCGAAGGAATTTTTAGTGATATGCAAACTTTTGAATCGCTCTCTATCGCAGGGGCAATGGGAGGTGGTGCACAAGCTTCTTTGACGTTCTATAATAAAGCTAATGATGCTGCTAAAAAGCATGGGTTTAAGGATCTAACCGATTATGAAAATAAAACAAAGGAATATTTAGCTTCTTTTCAGCAAGAAGCAGTAGCTACAGGAGTTGGTCTATTGCAACAATATGAGCACTTTTTGTATAAAGAAGAGCAACGCTACTTATCAACAGTAGATGCTAAGAAGTTGGGGGATCAGGTGGCTCAAAGTGGTGCCAAAAAGAAATATGCAGAGTCTGATAAAAATGCCTCTTATGCTTCTATGGCTAGCATGGCAATGGGGACAACTACGAGGTCTAGTGAGCAAGTAGAGAAAAATATTCAAGGTTATAGAGATAAATCCAAACAACAAAAAGCGGAAGCAACGGCTACCATGGAAGGGTTTGGGAAAGACCATCCCTTACTCAAAGATCCGGCTTTTGATCTAAAAAAACTAAGCCAACAATCTCCTGAGGAGACCAAGGCATTTTTGTTGGCTTATATACAAAAGCAAAGAGAAAATATTGCCAATACAAAAGCCAAAATGCAAGAGGACAAGGAATTTGTCTTTACCTTGGACAACTTGATGAAGAAAATGTACGAGCAAGAGGGCATTTCTAAAGGCTCTATTCAAGATAAGGTAATTCAAGATCATATTGGAGATATTAAACTCAAAGATGCTTTAATTAGTATTGGTATTGCCTTGCTGGCAATTAGTTTGGGCTTGGTTAGTGGCGGTGGTGGTACCGTTGGTGTTATGGCAGCAGTTGGTGGGGTTGGTTTGAGTGTTTATGATGTCACTAGAGAATTTGGTAAATATGCCGATGAAAAAGCAGCGCACGATGTTGGTTTGATGTCTAAAGATCCTAGTTTTGCTTGGGTAATCTTGGCTATGGTAGGAGTAGGATTGGATTTTGCAGCAGTTGCCAAGCTGCTCAAGCCTCTGAAAGCACCTGTTGAAGGGTTTAACGAATTGGCAAAAACGGATCCCGCCAAGGCTTTGTCTGAGTTAGAAGCAAAATTAGCCAAAATAGATGGGATAGATGATAAGTTAAAGGCTAATATTTTGAAGCGGGCAGAGCATAAGAGTGAGTTTTGGAAAAAGATTCGCTCTACCAATATGGCTCAAATGCAACTAGTCCCTGGATCTAAAGAATTGCTAGATTTGGCTGTTTATGCTGTGAAAAGTGGCATTACTCGAGTAGAAGATTTCTTTAATTTGTTGAAAAAAAATGGCTTAAAGAAAAGTCTTGGCGATCTAACACCAGACGAAACAAAGGCTTTGAGAGAAGCGTTGGAGTCTGCTGTGACCAAAAATCAATTGGTGGAATCTCTACCTTCTATGCACTATTTTGACGATTTGGAAAATATGACCTTGCCTTCTGCTTTGGGAGAAGGACAGGACAAAATAACGTATGCTCTGGGCACGGATCGTGTTATTAGTGTGTTGAAAGAAACAGACCCAAGTGTTATTATTAAAGAAATCCAGTATATGGAAACTTTAAAAGGTTATAATATGCCAATTGGAGAAATTCTAGGAATTACATCGGTTAATGGAAAACCTGCTATGGTGATGAAACGTTATGCTGGTTCTTGGAAACCAACTGCTTTTGGTACACAAGATAGCCATTTGCTTAATTTAGAAAGTATAAAGAGCCTTGAAGAAATCAAACGCATTATAACTAAAGAGGAGCTCTTTATAGATGATCTACAGTTTTTAATACAGAAAGATGGTCGATTGGTTGTAGCAGATCCTTTAGGAGTGAAAGCAAGTTCTGAAACCCCTAGCATTCAAATTGTTAATACAGCAATAGAAGACGCTATGACAAATATTATCACGTCCAATATTAGTAAAAATGTTAACTATACCTCCGATGATTTATTCAACTTACTAGGCAATACGGTCTCTCGAGAATCTTTTGACGAATTCTTAGAAATGGCTGCACATCCTAGAGTTGGTTTTCTGTCAAAATCTGGATCTCATTACACTTTAAAACCTGAATAA
- a CDS encoding DUF2851 family protein, which translates to MTTPIPFSEAFLHYIWQFKLFDFKDLKTVDGESIELIRVGRQNDHAGPDFSDARIRIGGTLWAGSVEIHKKSSDWLVHQHQKDKAYKNTILHVVYEHDQSIYRADGTTVPTLILKNKIPNQYIERYWALETNQQSIPCEQQFFEVSIHLKKMWLDRLVVERLEDKTAEIITCLEQTQYNWEVVFYQFLARNFGMKQNTSAFEALAQSLPLMVLAKHKQDLFQLEALLFGQAGFLFELNGEEVEDKYLQKLEKEYQYLAHKYELIALNASSWKFGRMRPANFPTIRLAQFAVLIHQSSHLFSKILATQHVVDCKKMFHLELNGYWDTHYRLGESSSHRKKRLGSKTIDLILINTIAPFLFVYGVYKGEDRYKKRALELLQLVKPEVNMVVAQWQNLGMKPHSAYDTQGLIQLKNKYCRAKRCLSCAIGHKILQRSSS; encoded by the coding sequence ATGACTACCCCAATCCCATTTTCAGAAGCTTTTTTACACTATATCTGGCAATTTAAATTGTTTGATTTTAAAGATCTTAAGACGGTTGATGGAGAGTCGATTGAATTAATTCGGGTAGGCAGACAAAACGATCATGCGGGACCTGATTTTAGTGATGCTCGTATTCGAATAGGAGGAACTTTATGGGCTGGAAGTGTAGAAATTCATAAAAAATCCTCCGATTGGTTGGTGCACCAGCATCAAAAAGACAAGGCTTATAAGAATACCATATTACATGTCGTTTATGAGCACGATCAGTCTATTTATAGAGCAGATGGCACCACAGTTCCTACGTTAATACTAAAAAATAAAATTCCCAATCAATACATAGAACGCTACTGGGCATTGGAGACCAATCAACAAAGCATACCTTGCGAACAGCAATTTTTTGAGGTCTCTATTCATTTAAAAAAAATGTGGTTGGATCGTTTGGTTGTCGAACGACTAGAAGATAAAACAGCAGAAATTATAACTTGTTTAGAACAAACGCAGTACAATTGGGAAGTCGTATTTTATCAATTCTTGGCTCGAAATTTTGGAATGAAGCAAAATACTAGTGCTTTTGAGGCTTTGGCGCAATCACTGCCATTGATGGTGCTAGCGAAACATAAACAGGATCTGTTTCAATTAGAGGCTTTGCTATTCGGACAAGCAGGTTTTTTGTTTGAATTGAATGGGGAAGAGGTAGAAGACAAATATCTCCAGAAGCTAGAAAAAGAGTACCAGTACTTAGCGCATAAATACGAATTAATAGCTTTGAATGCTTCTAGTTGGAAATTTGGAAGAATGCGCCCTGCTAATTTTCCAACGATTCGTTTGGCTCAATTTGCGGTTCTGATTCATCAATCAAGCCACTTATTCTCCAAAATTTTAGCCACACAACATGTGGTAGACTGCAAAAAAATGTTTCATTTGGAACTGAATGGTTATTGGGATACCCATTATAGATTAGGAGAATCTTCTAGCCACCGTAAGAAAAGACTGGGCAGCAAAACAATCGATTTGATTTTAATAAATACCATTGCCCCTTTTCTTTTTGTTTATGGTGTTTATAAGGGCGAAGATAGATATAAAAAACGAGCATTGGAGTTGCTGCAATTGGTGAAGCCAGAAGTAAATATGGTTGTTGCACAATGGCAGAATTTGGGCATGAAGCCTCATTCAGCTTATGACACACAGGGGCTTATTCAGCTAAAAAATAAATACTGTCGAGCCAAGCGTTGTTTGTCGTGTGCCATAGGTCATAAAATATTGCAAAGATCTTCATCTTGA